The genomic region AGTTTTGTGAGTATAAATATCAAGATAGACAACACCCTCTGTAAAACAGTTTAGAAAATCGGCATCATGGGAAATAACAATAACTGTTTTTTCATACATTACCAAAAATGTAATCAAATGATCTATTCCTTCTTTGTCTAAATTATTTGTCGGCTCATCAAGAAGTAAAATATCGGGATTCTGAATCAAAGCAAAGGCCAACAAAAGTCTCGCTTGTTGCCCTCCGGATAAATCCCCAACCTTTTTGTCTGTATCAACATGCAGATTAACCGCATCTAAAACTTTTGACATTTGACTTGCTAGGTTTTTTTGTTCTATTTCAAATGCACTCGCAAAATATTTCTCAACACTCAAATCCATTTCTTCTCTTTTGATAACCTGATTGGCGCTCGCTACAGTTGCCTCTGGATTAACATGAATTTTCCCTTTCTTGGGAACATTTTCCCCTTTTATCAATGAAAAAAGAGTGGACTTCCCTGCTCCATTTTGTCCCATTAGAGTTACTTTCGCACCTTGACGTACCGTAAAACTTGCTTCATCAAGAAGCGGTCTTTTGTGTATATATTCGAATGTCACCTCGTCAAATCGGAGTACTACTTGTTCTGCCATAATCTTTGTAATTAACTATCTAATTTTATATTAGACCTAGGTATTATTTATAAAACTTAATATAATAAAAATGTATACAAACTCTAAGCCCTAAACTCTAAATTCTAAACAAATTCAAAACTCAAAATCACGAACAATAATTATTTTGATTTTTCAATTATTGCTCCGAAAATTTTCATTAATTCTGTTACTTCATTAACTAATATTTTTCTTTGCTTATCTAGATTATCACTATTTATATCGAGAAGCAATAGCCAATATCTTGACTCCTTTGCTTCTTTTCTCTATATTTTTACTCTATGAATAAAATCCTTTTTCTAAAAGATTCATTTGCTTCAATATAATTAGCCCCAACTGAGCCAGACGACCTAACTAATTGCTTAGCATCTTCAAAATTTGAAATACTCTTATTTATGATTTTCAAGAAATTCCTTACGTCTTGAGCAAATTTAAATGTTCTATCTTCAAGATTATAATAACTTGATTTTCCCTCCATTTATTTATTTTGAGTTTATAATTTTGTATTTGTTTAGAA from Patescibacteria group bacterium harbors:
- a CDS encoding four helix bundle protein — protein: MEGKSSYYNLEDRTFKFAQDVRNFLKIINKSISNFEDAKQLVRSSGSVGANYIEANESFRKRILFIE